TGCGGATGGTCTCGGCCTCGGCCGCGTTGCCCAGCTTGACCTTGTCGAGCTTGGTCACGCCGTCGACGAGGTGGGCCACCTCCTCGCCGAAGTCCGCGCGCAGCCGATCCAGCGGGTAGTCGGTGTCCTCGACCGTGTCGTGCAGCAACGCGGCGACCAGCGTAGTGGTGTCCATCCCCAGTTCGGCGAGGATCGTCGCCACCGCGAGCGGATGCGTGATGTAGGGGTCGCCGGACTTGCGCCGCTGTTCGCTGTGCTGTTCCTCGGCGATGTCGTAGGCGTACTGCAGCAGCTCCAGGTCAGCCTGCGGGTGCATCTCGCGGTGGACCGAGGCCAGGGGTTCCAGCACCTGCTTGACCTGCGTGGGCCGCTGCGCGGTGATACGCCGGGCCAACCGCGCGCGTACCCGCCGAGTGGCCGAGGCCGGCCGCTGCGCGGGTGGCTGGGACCCGCCAGCTGGAGACTCGACTTCTTGGCTCACAGCACGCTCCCGGGTGTTCGAGGATCCGCTCGGCCCGGGTCCGTTCTCCGCACTCGAGAACGTCCTGGCGTTCCGGTGCGGCGACCCGGACACCGAGCATAACGCTACGAACCCCGTGAGCCTTCCCGGGAGGGCCGGCGCCGCGCCGAGCGGTCCCGGCGCGGCTTCGAAACGGACCTTCCGACCGCTTCCGGTGACCGGTCGCGCCGATCACCGGAAAGCACCGAGGTCTCCGATGACCGGCGTGGGGTCACCGCCGCTTCCTGCCGGAGGAACGGCGCCCGGCTTTCCCGGAGGGCCGGGCCGCGCCCGCGCCCGCGTTGGCCGCACCGGCCCCGGCCAGCTTCGCACCGCCCGTCCCGTCGCGAGCGGGGCGCGCGCTCTCGACCGAGTCGGCGTCGGTGCCGGCCCCGTTGACGGTGGTGGAACCCTCGCCGTCCCGGTTGCGCCTGCGCTGGGCGACCTTCTCCGCGTGCGCGCGGTACTTGGACTCGCGCATCTTCAGGTCCACCAGCAGGGGCGTGGCCAGCAGCAGCGAGGAGAGCACGCCCGCCAGCATGCCGACGCCCTGCACCAGCGCGAGGTCCCGCAGGACACCCACGCCCAGCAGTCCCGCGCCGACGACCAGCAGGCCGAGCACCGGCAGCAGCGCGATGACCGAGGTGTTGATCGAGCGCATCAGGGACTGGTTGACGGCCAGGTTCGCCGCCTCTGGGTAGGTGCGACGGGTCGTACTCAGCAGGCCGGAGGTGTTCTCCTTCACCTTGTCGAAGACCACGACCGTGTCGTACAGCGAGAAGCCGAGGATGGTGAGCAGGCCGATCACCGTGCTGGGGCTGACCTGGAACCCGACCATCGAGTAGATGCCCGCGGTGACCAGCACGTCGTGCAGCAGCGCCACGAGCGCACCGACCGCCATCCACCGCTCGAAGTAGAACGCGAGGAACACGGTGACCAGCACGAGGAACACCGCCAGCGCGATCAGCGCCTGCTGGGTGATCTCACTACCCCAGGTCCCGCTGACGGCGCTGTCGCTGATCGCGTCGGCGCTGGGCTGACCGTTGGTTCCCAGGGGTCGCAGGTCTTCGAACAGGGCCGACTTCACCTTGACCAGCTCGGCCTGCGAGAGCTTCTCGGTGTTGATCTGCACCGTCTGGCTGCCGCCGCTGCCCACCAGCTGCACGGAGGACGGCTCGGAGCCGAGCACCTCCTGGAAGGAGTTCTCGACCTCGGTGGTGGTGATCTGCCCGGAGGCGCCCTGGGCGGGCATCGAGATGTTGGTGCCGCCCTCGAACTCGATGCTGAGGTTGAAGCCCTTGATGCCCACGAAGAGGGCGGAGACCAGCATCAGCGCCCCGAGGATGACGTACCAGTACTTACGCTTGCCGACGATGTCGAACGCGCCGGTGCCGGTGTAGAGCCGTTGCAGCACCCCGCGCTTGGCCTCGGTGCCGCCCGCGTCGGCCGCGGTGGGGGCGGTCCCGTTGCTGCCGGTCGTGTCCACGACTCACGCCTCCTTCGGAGTGCCGTTGGAAGCACTCTGCTGCCGGTTGACGCCCTTCCGCTGTGCTCTGGCGCGCTCGCCCATCCGCTGGACCGCGCCGAGCCCGGTCAGCCCCGGGCGGGAGAGGAACTTGCTACGCGAGGCCAACGCCACCAGTGGATGGGTCACCAGGAAGACGACGATCAGGTCCAGCACCGTCGACATGCCGAGCGTGAAGGCGAAGCCCTTCACCTGACCGACGGCGAGCAGGTAAAGCACACCCGCCGCGAGGAAGCTCACCGCGTCGGCCGAGAGGATCGTTCGGCGGGCACGGGCCCAGGAGCGCGGTACCGCCGACCGGAAGGTCCTTCCTTCGCGTATCTCGTCCTTGAGTCGTTCGAAGAACACGATGAACGAGTCCGCCGTGATACCGATCGCGATGATGAAACCGGCCATGCCCGGCAGGTCCAGCGTGAATCCGATCCAACGGCCGAACAGCACCAGCACGCCGTAGACGACCGCGCCGGACAGCACCAGCGAGAGGATCGTCAACAGCCCCAGCAGCCGGTAGTAGAACAGGCAGTAGACGGCCACGAGGATCAGTCCGATGCCGCCCGCAAGCAGCGCCGCCTGCAGCGAGGCGACCCCCAGCGTCGGCGAGACGGTCTCGGCGGTGGACTGGTCGAAGGCCAGCGGCAGCGCACCGTACTTGAGCGTGTTGGCGAGGTTGTTGGCCGTCTCCTGGTTGAAGCTGCCCTCGATCGAGGTGTTTCCGCCGACGATCGCGCTGTTGATGGACGGGGCGGAGACCACCTGGTTGTCGAGCACGAAGGCGACCTGCTCCCCCACGTTCTGGGAGGTGAAGTCGGCCCAGGTCTTCGTGCCCTGGTTCTTGAACTCGAGGTTGACCGTCCACTCGGCCTTGCGCTGTCCCGGCGGGGAGGAGGTGGCGTCGCTGATCTGGGTACCGGGGATCAGCACCGGTTCGAGGATGTACTTGCGCTGGCCGTCGTCGCCGCAGGTCACCAGCGGAAGCTTCGGGTCAGCGTTGCCGCGGAGCGGGTCGGGGGCGTCGCAGTCCAGCGTCAGCAGTGCCTGGCGCTGCATCGCAGGCTCCTCGCTCTGCCGCAGCTGTTTGGCCTGCTGGATCCGCTCGGCCCTGGTCTGCGACTCGCTGTCCTGCTGGTCCCCGTTCTGCTGGTCACCACCGCCGGACTGGGACTGCCCGTCCGGTCGCTGTTGGTCCGAGGGCTGCTGAGCCGGCGCGGCGGCCCACTGCGGGGTGGTGCCCGAGGACTGCTGCTCCTCGGAACCACTCGAATCCGCCCCCTGTCCGGACTGGTCACCCTGTCCCGACTGGTCGCCCTGGCCGGGTTGGTTTCCCTGGCCGGGTTGGTTTCCCTGCAGGGCACTGACCGGAACCACCTGGCTGACCTTGCGCAGGTTCAGCTCCGCGGTCTGGCCGAGCCGCTTGGCCTGCTCGCCGTCCTTGCCCGGCACCGTGATCACCAGGTTGGTGCCGTCGATGGTGACCTCGGAACCGCTGACGCCGAGCCCGTTGACGCGCTGCTCGATGATCTCGCGCGCCTGCTGCAACGACTCGTCCGTGGGCGGCTCACCGCTGGGGGTCCGCGCCGTGAGCGTGACCCTGGTGCCGCCCTGCAGGTCGATGCCCAGTTCGGGTACGGGTTTGCGGTCTCCGGTGAAGAACACAAGGCTGTAGATGCCCAGCAGAATCACCACGAAGGCCAGCAGGTAACGCGCCGGCCGGATCTGCCCGCGTGGAGGTGCCACGTTAGGTCCGTCTCCTCGTCCGGGGTCGGTGCCGAAGGTCCGGCAGTCGTTCAGGGCCGTCGCCGCGCCCGGCCCTTCACGGTGCCGGCCACCGCACGTGGCTGACGCGACAACGGCGTCCAGTTTGACAGGTCACATCGCGGTCCTGTCGCGCAGGTACTGAATCGTGATCTACGAACCGCACGCGGGCGAGCGACCGGGACCGTGTCCCGGCGACACCGGCTCGAACGACGAGCGATCCCCGCCACGACGAGTTCCTCGACACGAGTCAGCGGCCGGACCGCGTGCTCCCGCGGTCGGCTCGCCCGCCACCGAAAGCACGCGCCGGACCTCGCGCCGGGACCGCGCGACCCGGAACGACTCTCAGCCGGTCTTCTGGGTCTCGGCGTTCTCGGTGGTGTCGGACTCGTCCCGCGAGGAGTCGCGGTCCGAGGAGTCGACGAGTTCCTCGTCGTCGTCATCCTCGTCGTCGTCCTCGTCGACCTCGGTCTCGACGCGCTCACGGATCGCCTGACGCAGCCAGGTCGTGACCACACCGTCGGCGATCTCCAGCTCGATCGAGTCGTCCTCGGTGTCCACCACGGTGCCGAACAATCCGGAGGTGGTCATCACTCGGTCGCCGACCTCCAACGAGTTCTGCAGCTTCTGCTGCTCGCTCATCGCCTTGCGCTGCTTGCGCATCTGGAAGAACAGCAGCGCCGCGAACGCGATGAACAGAATCGGGATCAAATACTCTGTCGACATCTTGCTCCATCCACGGACGTGACCCGGACAGCGCGGCGACCGCGACAACGGAGCCGTGCCCCACCGGCGCCCGGACTATTCGGATGTACCTCCCCCAGTGTGCCAGGTTCACCAGCACAGAAACGCCCCTGCCCTCGCGGACGGGCCACCGGAGGGACGCGAGCATGAGTGACGCAGCGCACAACGCCACGCCGGAGCCGATACCGCCCGTCCTCGGTCCACCCACGCCCAACCCGCTCCGCTCACTCGTCGAACAGGCCGGGCTCGGCCGGTTCGGGCTCGGCCACCGGCGTGGCACCGAAGGCGTTCGCCGGGGGAACCAGGCCCAGGTGGTGCCAGGCCGCCGCGGTGGCCACCCGCCCGCGCGGTGTCCGGGCCAACATGCCAGCGCGGACCAGGTACGGCTCGCACACCTCCTCGATGGTGCTCTGCTCCTCGCCCACAGCGACGGCCAGCGTCGAGGCCCCCACCGGACCTCCGCCGAACGACCGGGCCAGCGAGCCGAGCACGGCCCGGTCGAGACGGTCGAGCCCCAGCTCGTCCACGTCGTAGACCTCCAGAGCGGCGCGGGCCACCTCGACAGTGACCACCCCGTCGGAACGCACCTCGGCGTAGTCGCGGACCCGCCGCAACAGCCGGTTGGCGATGCGCGGGGTCCCCCGGCACCTCCTGGCGATCTCGGTGGCCCCGTCCGCGCGCAGGTTCACCCCCAGGATCCCGGCCGAGCGGTTGATGACCCGCTCCAGCTCGCTCGGTTCGTAGAACTCCATGTGCGCGGTGAACCCGAACCGGTCCCGCAGCGGTCCGGTCAGGGACCCCGAGCGCGTGGTGGCTCCCACCATGGTGAACGGCGCGATGTCCAGCGGGATGCTGGTGGCTCCCGGCCCCTTTCCGACCACCACGTCCACCCGGTAGTCCTCCATCGCCAGGTAGAGCATC
The nucleotide sequence above comes from Actinopolyspora erythraea. Encoded proteins:
- the yajC gene encoding preprotein translocase subunit YajC; protein product: MSTEYLIPILFIAFAALLFFQMRKQRKAMSEQQKLQNSLEVGDRVMTTSGLFGTVVDTEDDSIELEIADGVVTTWLRQAIRERVETEVDEDDDEDDDDEELVDSSDRDSSRDESDTTENAETQKTG
- the ruvB gene encoding Holliday junction branch migration DNA helicase RuvB, which translates into the protein MHEDGPVEPESGAVDATEASEDTLSPHRATGEQEIDASLRPRKLDDFVGQQRVREQLRLVLHGALGRGEQPDHVLFAGPPGLGKTSLAMILASELGSAIRVTSGPALERPGDLAAMLSNLTAGDVLFIDEIHRMARPAEEMLYLAMEDYRVDVVVGKGPGATSIPLDIAPFTMVGATTRSGSLTGPLRDRFGFTAHMEFYEPSELERVINRSAGILGVNLRADGATEIARRCRGTPRIANRLLRRVRDYAEVRSDGVVTVEVARAALEVYDVDELGLDRLDRAVLGSLARSFGGGPVGASTLAVAVGEEQSTIEEVCEPYLVRAGMLARTPRGRVATAAAWHHLGLVPPANAFGATPVAEPEPAEPGLFDE
- the secD gene encoding protein translocase subunit SecD; the protein is MAPPRGQIRPARYLLAFVVILLGIYSLVFFTGDRKPVPELGIDLQGGTRVTLTARTPSGEPPTDESLQQAREIIEQRVNGLGVSGSEVTIDGTNLVITVPGKDGEQAKRLGQTAELNLRKVSQVVPVSALQGNQPGQGNQPGQGDQSGQGDQSGQGADSSGSEEQQSSGTTPQWAAAPAQQPSDQQRPDGQSQSGGGDQQNGDQQDSESQTRAERIQQAKQLRQSEEPAMQRQALLTLDCDAPDPLRGNADPKLPLVTCGDDGQRKYILEPVLIPGTQISDATSSPPGQRKAEWTVNLEFKNQGTKTWADFTSQNVGEQVAFVLDNQVVSAPSINSAIVGGNTSIEGSFNQETANNLANTLKYGALPLAFDQSTAETVSPTLGVASLQAALLAGGIGLILVAVYCLFYYRLLGLLTILSLVLSGAVVYGVLVLFGRWIGFTLDLPGMAGFIIAIGITADSFIVFFERLKDEIREGRTFRSAVPRSWARARRTILSADAVSFLAAGVLYLLAVGQVKGFAFTLGMSTVLDLIVVFLVTHPLVALASRSKFLSRPGLTGLGAVQRMGERARAQRKGVNRQQSASNGTPKEA
- the secF gene encoding protein translocase subunit SecF, which translates into the protein MDTTGSNGTAPTAADAGGTEAKRGVLQRLYTGTGAFDIVGKRKYWYVILGALMLVSALFVGIKGFNLSIEFEGGTNISMPAQGASGQITTTEVENSFQEVLGSEPSSVQLVGSGGSQTVQINTEKLSQAELVKVKSALFEDLRPLGTNGQPSADAISDSAVSGTWGSEITQQALIALAVFLVLVTVFLAFYFERWMAVGALVALLHDVLVTAGIYSMVGFQVSPSTVIGLLTILGFSLYDTVVVFDKVKENTSGLLSTTRRTYPEAANLAVNQSLMRSINTSVIALLPVLGLLVVGAGLLGVGVLRDLALVQGVGMLAGVLSSLLLATPLLVDLKMRESKYRAHAEKVAQRRRNRDGEGSTTVNGAGTDADSVESARPARDGTGGAKLAGAGAANAGAGAARPSGKAGRRSSGRKRR